The DNA region GCCTATCTATCGAAGTATCATTTTAATGGAAATCTGGAATGGACAAGGTTATCCGGAAGCAGTTTGGTAACTTTAGATGGAACGGCTTTATCTTCCGATCGATATGGTACGATTTACTTAACCGGAGGAACTACTGGAAATTTGGACGCACAAACAAAAACAGGGACAAAAGATGCTTTTGTCATTCAATATAAATAAATTATAGTGAAAATTTAGTTTAAAATGCGATCATTTATCCTACTTATCATTTTGGTTGTATATCAATGCAAAGCATTACCTTTTAACAACCCTTCTGATGGAAACACAAAAGCTTTTTTAGAAACACAATTACTTCGTTGTTTTTTGGAAGATAAAGAATGCTTCGAAATCCCACAAGACAATCAAGGGATCAAACAATGGACAAGGTTACTTGGCCAATCCGGTGGGATCAATACATATTCCCTATCCAATGCTGCTGAAAGAAATAGATATATTTATCAACTTGGTACAACAACCGGATCTCTAATGAATCAGCAAAAAATATCACCTGATTCCGATTATGTGGATATTTTTCTATCACAATTTGATCGAGAAGGAAATGTTTCTCGGTTGAAACAGATGGGTAGCCCAGTGGCTTCTTCAACATATGCAGAACTGATTCATATCGATGTTTTTGGAGATCTATATATTGTTGGAAGTTCCAATGGCCCTTTCAATGAACTTCCAGCAAGTGGTGGAGGCAGTCTTGTGATTAAAATGCATCCTTCCGGAATCGTATTATGGACAAGAATTTTTCCGACTGGCGATGAAACATTAGGATCAGGTATCACATCCGATAATGAAGGAAACGTTTATATTACGGGTAACACTGAAACGCAAGTAGTTAATGGTGAAACAGCAGGTAATTCTCGTAATGTCATCATTATTAAATATAACAGAAATGGTGATTTAATTTGGACAAGGTTGATTGGTCAGGTAGGTTTTACAGCTTATGGACACCAAATTCAATTTGATCCGGTGTCTAATCATCTATTCGTAACAGGGATTGTGGGAGGTTCTGGTTCCTTTTTAGGTACAACGTTACCGGGAGGAGTATCTGATTCTTTTTTATTTTCTTTAGACACAAATGGTGTAATGAAATGGTCGCGCTATTTGGGATTAACAAGTGCAACGACTAACATCGTGGGAATGTCCTTGGATAAAAAAGGTTCTGTTTATCTGGTAGGAGATACTAGCGGGAATTTAGATGGCCAATCTAAAGATGGAAATACGGTTCAAGCTCTCACAAAATTTAGTGTATCCGGTGAGAAAATTTGGACACGATTGTTGAATGGTGGCGGAACATCAAACACCAATGGAATTCAAGTTTATGCAGACAATGCTTTCCATGTTTATACTACGGGTTATACGACAGGTAATCTAAACGGCAACACACTCATTGGTGTGCAAGATGCCTACCTTTCCAAATACGATGGAAACGGAAATTTGATTTGGACTAAAACAACAGGCAATAGTGGATCGACTCTCTACGGAAGAGGGATATCAGCCGATCGATATGGAACCATTTATTTTTCTGGATTTACTGATGGAAGTATTGATGGTCAGGTCAAACTAGGCACAACTGATGCTTTTTTAATGAAGTATCAATGAAAACTAACAAAATACAATCCGTAACCATATAAGGTTCAGAGTTACGAATTGTATCTTTCAGATGAATCGAACTAATATCCGACTGTAAACCTTTGTTTTATATGTTTTCTTTCTTCTAGTTCATCGACAAAAGCTTTTACTAAATCGGCAAGGGAGATATGGCTTTGTCCATTGTTATCAACAAGAAGAGATTCTTTGGAAACACGATAATTTCCCGTTTTCGGCCCTTCTGGTTCAATGACGGCAGAAGGAGAAAGGAAAGTCCATTCCAAATCGTTTTCTGAACGTAAGTGGTTTAATATCTGCCTTGCACCATCTGCACCACCAAAATATTCTTTAGGAAAATTCGGAGTGTCAATGAGTTGCACTCCAGGTTGCACTTCTAAAGACCCGGCTCCACCCATAACAATGATCCTTTTCACACCAGCCTTTTTAGTAGCATTAAGAATAGATAAAGATCCATTGATCATGTTCTCTCGGATATTTGGATCTGTCCAACCTGGGTTATAAGAATCTAACACAGCGTCAGAACCCGAAATGATTTTTGCCAAACCATCGGTATCAAAAATGTCCCCTTGCACTTTTGTTAAATTTTTGTGTTCCGTTTTTAACTTAGAAGGATCACGCAAAACAGCCGTCACTTGGTATCCTTTGTTTAAACTTTCTTCCAAGGTTTTACTTCCGATAAACCCTGTTGCTCCAATTAATGTAATTTTCATTTTTTCTTCTCCTTTGTTGTTTTGTTGTAACTTGCATTATTACATCTTATAGTAAAAAAATTTTAGTTCCTAAGCATGTTTTTGAATAGGTTTAGATTTTTTTGATTCTGTCCTTTGACGAATTTCTGAACTAACGTCCGATAAATTGTATTTTGAAAGTTTAGTTTCCATAGCTTTTTGAGCCTCATCTAAAATTCCTGTGAGGGCCGATTGGATGTTTTTTCCAATGGGACAATTGGGATTTGGATGTTCATGTACAAGAAACAAATTTTCTTCTTTCTCCGTGGCTTTGTAGATATCGAGTAAATTGATTTCCTTAGCAGGTTTTGACAAAGAAGAACCTTTGATTCCTCGGCGTGCATTGATGATTCCAGCTTTTTTTAGTTTTCCGAGTAACAAACGTATGATGGCAGGATTCGTACCTACAGATCCTGCAATTTCTTCTGAAGAGGCTTCGCCGTCCATTTCCAAAATGGTTAAAATATGAATGGCAACAGAATATCTACTCGGGATTGACATATAGACTACTTGTAACCATAAAAGTTACATCTTCCATTTCTGGCAAGTCTTAATTTCCTATTTTCTCCATTTGGCGGGACTCGAAAAGTTTTTGGTTCGACTCGGTTTGAAATGGAATTTGGATCCTGAATTGAATTTTGGTGCATTGAATCTGGCATTATTGAATTTGAAACGCCCTGGTTTGATATCCAATTTCCCTTTAGGAATGTAAGCTCTTTCTTTTAAGAGAGAAAACAAACCACCAAGGTCAATGGCTCCTGTTTCTCCACCACTTCCACCTCCGCCAGCAAGTTCTTCCTCATCTTCCTCGTCATCATCCTCTTCTTCGTCATCTCCTGATTGTTTTTTTTCATCTGCCGAGGCTACATCCAAATCAACAGGTTTGGGTTCTATATACTTTGATTTAAAAGTAACTTGTGAATAAAAATCAATGATGTTAGATTCAGCTAACTTTTGTAAGTTCTCCGAATTGGTTTCGTTTGGTAGGCTTCTGGATAGAATATAAATTTGACTTTGGGATTTGAAACAGGAAAAAACATAATATTCTTTTTTAAACTGGTCTTTTTCCAAATCTGGTTTTGCAATTTCTAAGGTAAAAGTATAGGTTCCATCTCTATATTCTGGGGAATAGATTTCATGAATGATTCCTGATTTAGGATAATTTTTTTTGATTTTATCTATGAGATTAGAATTAATAAAAGTTTTTAGAGTTTTTTCAATTCCATCTGTGATGATATCAGAATGAATTTTTTGATTCACATTGATGGCTTGTATTTTAAACAAACCATGAATAGGATCAAAAAAACTTACATTTTTTTTCCCATCTCGTATGACCGCAAAACGTTTATCGACAGGGATTTCTGTTTTGAATAAATCAGAATCGGATGAATAAGTCCCCCCGAGAACATCACCATAAACTGGATTCAGGCGTTTGATTGGCAGCGGTTGGCTGTTTTTGTTTTCTAAGGCAGCTAAAAATTGATCTCTTGTGTGATCAAAGAATCGATAGTCTTTGTTATAGTTTTCTACATCATTAAAAAAATTAAATGTTGGTAACAAAAGCCATGTGATTAGCCTCCGATATCCAAATTTATAAGTAGTGAGAGATGGTTTGATTTCTAAAGCAGTTCGTTTATAAACTGTAAAATAATGATTTTCATAATTTACGCTGGGAATGATCCCAAGAGAAATTAAACATAAAATTACATTATAATTATCTTTTTCTCTTTTTGAATAATATAAGTGGTAGTAGGTATCGCAGTTTTCAATTTCTTGTAATAACAATAAAGAATCTTTTGTAGTGTGGAAATAAGTATCAGCGTCAGCCATTTCCGCATACTTAAGAAGTGTTTTTTTGTGGTGGGGTTCTGTGCTGATGTTATGAATTAATTTGAACCGATCAAAGGATTTATTTGTACGAAACGATTCTAGTTCCTTGATATGGGGCCAAGAATTGGGAATTCCATAAATATGTTTGATATGCCTAGTATTTGTATTTTTTAAATTTAAGTTGGTTCGGATATTTTCAATGAATTGAGAGTCAATTGCTTGTATATTTGCTGGTGAGTTTTCTTCTGGCGAACCGACTTCTTGAAATTTTACTATCGAAACAAAACAAGAAGTACCAAAATCTCCACCCAATTTCGGTGCTTCAGAGAGGGGAAGTTCTGCGCTCTGGTTTGGAGAAACTCGAGTGTGGTACCAACTGATTTGGCAATTGAAAAAGAAAATGAGGAATATATAGAAGAATTTCATGTAAGGAACCACCAAGGAGGTTAGTGGTTCCCAAGGTTTTGTCAAAACAAAAAGCTAACAAATCGTTGGCGTTTGAGAAATAGAAAAAAGCTTATTGTTCAACACAAATGGCTTTCGCATTATAGTTATTTACTAGGTCATAACATGATGAGGTAGCAAACGCAAAAGCCTGAGCATTCGTATTTTGATGTCTTCCAAAGAGCCCATTTGGTGCTAAAGTTGCAGTTCCTATTGTAGTCCAATTATCACAATCAAGACTATTGATCCAGTCGGCATTGATTCCTGTAATCACATAATTATTAGCATTTAGTAAATTTGGTTCCATTGAATTGGTAAATGGAATAGGAAAAAGACCATTTGCATTAGTGGTTCCAATCACTGTAGTTCCATCATTTCTTTTGTATTGTTGGTTTGGTTTGAGAACCCAATCGATATGTTCAGAAGTCCCACCAGTAGTGCAATTTGCTGAAGTACATGCTGTTCTGGAAGTTCCATCACTTACCATAGCTTTGTAAGTCCCTCCACCTGAAGGTTTGTTTGTAGCATTATTACAGTGCGCATCAATGCCAGAAACACCTGCATTAACAGGAGCCGTTGAATTTGTAATGAATATTTTACAAGTTCCTGTTGTGGAACAAGATGATGTTGAACTACTAGAAGTAGAACTGTTATTTGCAACGAGTGCAAGTACACTGGCTGCGATCGTATTGTCAGTGTTATTTGTTTCACAAGAAACGAGTGTGAAGCTAATTAAGCTAATCAAGATTAACTTAATGTTAAGATTTGAGGTTGGTATGTTACTTAAAAATTTCAAAATAGATCTCCTTGTTGATCATTATACCCATTGTGGCACTTTGGATTTGTCCTCATGGTTATAATATTCATTTGTTCGATAAAAAAGTTTTTGTTTATCGTTTACAAAAACTATTGTTCTGCGAACGTTTCTTCATAATTCCATTGTTTCTGAATTCTATTGTTCCACGCAGATTGCTTTCCCTCTAAAGACTTGATTAATCATAGCACTACAACCTCTTGACATTTCTGCAAAAGCTCGGATATCAGAATAAAGATAGGCTCCTGTCATCGTATCACCAGATCCTGTCCAATCAGAACAATCATCACCAGGTGTCCAGTTTGCATTTACACCTGTGAAAACATTATCAGTATATCCATCAATCACATCTGGATCAATTACATTGGTCAGTGAAGTTACAAAAATACCATTGGCATTTGTAGTCCCGATGGTTGTGGTTCCATCTTTTCTTTTGTATTGTTGGTTTGGTTTGAGAACCCAATCGATATGTTCTGAAGTTCCACCTGAGCAATTTGCAGTAGAACAGGCCCTTCTTTTTATTCCATCTGATATCAAGGCTTTATAGACATAGCTACCTGATGGTTTATTTGGCGAATTGTTACAGTGCGTATCAAAGCCAGAAATACCTGCATTGTTAGGAGCTGTTGGAGTGGCGATAAATATTTTACAAGTTCCAGTTGTTACACATGAGGATGATGTTGAACTACTAGAAGTAGAACTGTTATTTGCCACGAGTGCAAGAGCACCGGCAGTCGTTGTGTCGTTGTTAGTATTTCCTGGTTCACAAGAAACGAGTGTGAAGCTAATTAAGCTAACAATGATTAAATTTACACTAAAAAAAGCATTTGGTAGGTTTCTTAAATTTCGCAAATAAGTTCTCCATGTTTAGGGTTTTGACCCGAAGTTACTCGGCTAGCGTCGGCTCTTTTGGAGATCGAGTCAATTTATTTAGGGAAATCCACAGTCATTTTTTTCAAAGGGCACAAATTTGGAAAAAGTACAGTGTAAGGTTTTGTTCCCGAATGGTTTATTTTTTTCATGAAGAGCGCTACAATTTTATGAAAATATCGACAAATCTATGTTACAAGAGTGAAATCTATCCTTAAGGAAGTTTTAATATGACCAACTAACTTTGATATAACGGTTGAGCGTGTTTTGTTAGTGACGGATAGCATATGTTTGGTGGTGTTTTAAAGCTGATATTTTCTTTAACTGGAAACTCTTGTTTAATTACTAACTTAATTTTAAGTTTGGTTAGAGGTCATTTGAGTCATATCTCCGTTTTGCCTGACTCTAAAGTGGAAATCTTTCGTTTACTTCTGCTAAAACTGCTGTTCCGATTCTATTTTTTGATCTCAGATTCGTTATCATTTCTCTGGAAAGGCCATTCTAGGCTAGGATCAGGCCCTAGTTTGGGTAAATTTCCTGAAAATTTTGTTTCCAAAATGGCCATTTTTTCCATAACTACTACTAGTTTATGGAAATATTTGTTACAGCCGTCACGATTTTCGTTCTAGCGATCTTCGTGGGATTTGAAATCATCACAAAAATCCCTCCCATCCTCCACACCCCACTTATGTCGGGTTCCAACGCCATTTCCGGCATTACCTTAATCGGTGCCCTCTATGCTGCCGGAATCCAAGAGAGTAATATCACCAAAATTTTGGGTCTTCTCTCGGTAATTTTTGCTACGATCAACGTAGTGGGTGGGTTTCTCGTCACTCACAGGATGCTTGGAATGTTTAAGAAAAAGGATACACCTAAATAATGGAATTAGTTAGCATTCTTAACCTTTCTTACCTTGTTGCTTCCATCCTCTTTATTGTTGGAATCAAACAATTGGCTCACCCAAAAACGGCAACCCGAGGAAACTTACTCGGTGCCTTGGGTATGCTCATTGCAGTTGTAGCAACACTATTTGACCAAGCCATTTTAACTTATGATTGGATCCTTGTGGGAGTTCTCATTGGGTCTGTTGTTGGTATCATCCTTGCAATCAAAATCCAAATGACTGCGATGCCACAACTTGTCGCGGTGCTGAATGGTTTTGGTGGTATTGCTTCTGTATTTGTTGCTGGTGCAGCTTTACAACTTTCCATTCCAAAGTATGTCACAGCAGTCAACTACCAAGAGATTGTTTCCATAGTTTTCTCTGCCATCGTTGGTGGGATCACTTTCTCTGGAAGTTTTATCGCCTTTGGTAAGTTACAAGGTTTTATTACAGAAAAAGCAGTTCGTTACCCAGGTGACCAACTAGTCAAAATTCTTGTTGGTCTTACTGCAATCGGCCTTGGTGTGTATGGATGTTTAGAGCCAACGGACGAATCCATTTATTGGATCTTAAGTGGTGTGAGTTTACTTCTTGGGGTATTCCTCGTGATCCCGATTGGTGGAGCCGACATGCCGGTTGTGATCTCTCTTCTCAACTCCTATTCGGGAATTGCAGCATCAGCAACAGGATTTGTACTTAATAATAATGTTCTAATTATCTCAGGTTCTCTTGTTGGTGCCTCTGGAATCATTCTAACACAAATCATGTGTAAAGCGATGAATCGCAGTTTGACAAATGTGCTTTTTGGTGGATTCGGGGCTGTCGCTACAGAAATGAAAGATGATGGCGATTTTTACTCAGGTAAAGTGAAATCAACCAGTGCGGAAGAAGTAGCAATGTTGTTAGATGTCGCACGAAGTGTAGTGATTGTCCCTGGTTATGGTATGGCTGTAGCGCAGGCACAACATACTGTTCGCGATTTATACCAATTATTAACTGCACGTAATATAGATGTCACATTTGCAATCCATCCAGTAGCAGGTCGTATGCCTGGTCATATGAACGTATTACTTGCAGAAGCAGATATTCCTTATGATCGATTGAAAGAGATGGACGAGATCAATAGTACTTTCGAAAATGTTGATGTTGTGATCGTTAATGGTGCGAATGACGTAACGAACCCACTTGCAAAAACAGATCCAAAATCACCAATTGCTGGTATGCCGATTTTGGATGTTGGAAATGCAAAAACAGTGGTTGTGATCAAACGTTCGCTTAGTCCAGGATTTGCTGGTGTGCCTAACCCACTCTTCATTGCTGACAACTGTTTGATGTTGT from Leptospira noumeaensis includes:
- a CDS encoding NAD(P)-dependent oxidoreductase, which encodes MKITLIGATGFIGSKTLEESLNKGYQVTAVLRDPSKLKTEHKNLTKVQGDIFDTDGLAKIISGSDAVLDSYNPGWTDPNIRENMINGSLSILNATKKAGVKRIIVMGGAGSLEVQPGVQLIDTPNFPKEYFGGADGARQILNHLRSENDLEWTFLSPSAVIEPEGPKTGNYRVSKESLLVDNNGQSHISLADLVKAFVDELEERKHIKQRFTVGY
- a CDS encoding DUF1554 domain-containing protein, which translates into the protein MISLISFTLVSCETNNTDNTIAASVLALVANNSSTSSSSTSSCSTTGTCKIFITNSTAPVNAGVSGIDAHCNNATNKPSGGGTYKAMVSDGTSRTACTSANCTTGGTSEHIDWVLKPNQQYKRNDGTTVIGTTNANGLFPIPFTNSMEPNLLNANNYVITGINADWINSLDCDNWTTIGTATLAPNGLFGRHQNTNAQAFAFATSSCYDLVNNYNAKAICVEQ
- a CDS encoding SBBP repeat-containing protein; this translates as MRSFILLIILVVYQCKALPFNNPSDGNTKAFLETQLLRCFLEDKECFEIPQDNQGIKQWTRLLGQSGGINTYSLSNAAERNRYIYQLGTTTGSLMNQQKISPDSDYVDIFLSQFDREGNVSRLKQMGSPVASSTYAELIHIDVFGDLYIVGSSNGPFNELPASGGGSLVIKMHPSGIVLWTRIFPTGDETLGSGITSDNEGNVYITGNTETQVVNGETAGNSRNVIIIKYNRNGDLIWTRLIGQVGFTAYGHQIQFDPVSNHLFVTGIVGGSGSFLGTTLPGGVSDSFLFSLDTNGVMKWSRYLGLTSATTNIVGMSLDKKGSVYLVGDTSGNLDGQSKDGNTVQALTKFSVSGEKIWTRLLNGGGTSNTNGIQVYADNAFHVYTTGYTTGNLNGNTLIGVQDAYLSKYDGNGNLIWTKTTGNSGSTLYGRGISADRYGTIYFSGFTDGSIDGQVKLGTTDAFLMKYQ
- a CDS encoding DUF1554 domain-containing protein, which codes for MRNLRNLPNAFFSVNLIIVSLISFTLVSCEPGNTNNDTTTAGALALVANNSSTSSSSTSSSCVTTGTCKIFIATPTAPNNAGISGFDTHCNNSPNKPSGSYVYKALISDGIKRRACSTANCSGGTSEHIDWVLKPNQQYKRKDGTTTIGTTNANGIFVTSLTNVIDPDVIDGYTDNVFTGVNANWTPGDDCSDWTGSGDTMTGAYLYSDIRAFAEMSRGCSAMINQVFRGKAICVEQ
- a CDS encoding NAD(P)(+) transhydrogenase (Re/Si-specific) subunit beta yields the protein MELVSILNLSYLVASILFIVGIKQLAHPKTATRGNLLGALGMLIAVVATLFDQAILTYDWILVGVLIGSVVGIILAIKIQMTAMPQLVAVLNGFGGIASVFVAGAALQLSIPKYVTAVNYQEIVSIVFSAIVGGITFSGSFIAFGKLQGFITEKAVRYPGDQLVKILVGLTAIGLGVYGCLEPTDESIYWILSGVSLLLGVFLVIPIGGADMPVVISLLNSYSGIAASATGFVLNNNVLIISGSLVGASGIILTQIMCKAMNRSLTNVLFGGFGAVATEMKDDGDFYSGKVKSTSAEEVAMLLDVARSVVIVPGYGMAVAQAQHTVRDLYQLLTARNIDVTFAIHPVAGRMPGHMNVLLAEADIPYDRLKEMDEINSTFENVDVVIVNGANDVTNPLAKTDPKSPIAGMPILDVGNAKTVVVIKRSLSPGFAGVPNPLFIADNCLMLFGDGKKATQEMIAALKES
- a CDS encoding Rrf2 family transcriptional regulator, producing MSIPSRYSVAIHILTILEMDGEASSEEIAGSVGTNPAIIRLLLGKLKKAGIINARRGIKGSSLSKPAKEINLLDIYKATEKEENLFLVHEHPNPNCPIGKNIQSALTGILDEAQKAMETKLSKYNLSDVSSEIRQRTESKKSKPIQKHA
- a CDS encoding NAD(P) transhydrogenase subunit alpha; the encoded protein is MEIFVTAVTIFVLAIFVGFEIITKIPPILHTPLMSGSNAISGITLIGALYAAGIQESNITKILGLLSVIFATINVVGGFLVTHRMLGMFKKKDTPK